GATCATTCCTAAGATTTCTCCTTTTTTGATGATGGAACCTTTCTCTCTGTCGATTCTCGCAAGTATTCCGTTAATCGGAGATTCCATCGGAAAAGAAGCCTTATCTGTGACTAGTTCGCAGACTTCTGCTCCTTCATTGATTTGGTCTCCCAACTGAAAATTCCATCGAACTAGTTCGATTTTGTCAGTGTCTCCCAAATCGGGAGTGATCAGTTCGAAATCTTCGGTTTTTGATGCCATCTCTCTAAAACCAGCTTGCCGTATAGAGTCCACAAGCCAACCTGTACTAAATTTTCTAAGTTCCCTCCTATGGCAAACCAGAAATCTGTCCTCAAAGGGGCTCAAATCCTCCAAAATATAGAAGAACTCAAACAGAGAAGATTCTTCCATTTAGAACTGAAAGGTCTAACTAAACCTACCAGAGATATTCTTTCCGAACTCGTTAACGGTCTTTTAGAAGAGATCGGCGCCAACCCTCTCGCTGCATTCCATCTTTTCAGCGGGCTCATGGAGGCATTATTAAACGCGATCAAAGGAAATATCCGCCATATTATTTTCAGAGACGAACTACTGAAAAAAATAGAAAGGCTTGGTGAGACCCAAGAAGAAGCGGAAGAACTGCTTGAGATCATCATGGATACTTCTCCTCTCCGCGATG
The window above is part of the Leptospira licerasiae serovar Varillal str. VAR 010 genome. Proteins encoded here:
- a CDS encoding lipoyl domain-containing protein, yielding MASKTEDFELITPDLGDTDKIELVRWNFQLGDQINEGAEVCELVTDKASFPMESPINGILARIDREKGSIIKKGEILGMIRRKVSE